The Methylobacterium sp. PvR107 genome contains a region encoding:
- a CDS encoding tripartite tricarboxylate transporter substrate binding protein, with the protein MASRTQRGLRTLLGAILALGCAVQAPDAARAQPAWPARTVSIIVPYSAGGATDILARKVAEGLSGALGKTVVVDNRPGAGGTLGTALAANAKPDGYTLFLGQVSSHGIAPNLYTELRYDPVKSFVPIVSIETIPNIVVVNKALPVNSIDELIAYAKAHPDALNFASSGTGASTHLSGEMFKAMTGVTMTHVPFHGSAQALVSVMGGQTQMIFDNMPSAYPYVTAGNLKALAVTTLKRSPQAPDVPTLAEAAKSADLSRYDVSAWFGLFAPANTPRPIVDRVNAAVNAMLKEPGFATFIVENGGVPEGGTPEDLGRRVDTELQKWKTVIEQAGVPKQ; encoded by the coding sequence GTGGCATCCAGAACTCAGCGCGGCCTGAGAACGCTGCTCGGAGCGATCCTGGCGCTCGGATGCGCGGTGCAGGCGCCGGATGCCGCGCGGGCGCAACCGGCCTGGCCCGCCCGGACGGTGTCGATCATCGTGCCCTACTCGGCGGGCGGGGCCACCGACATCCTGGCCCGCAAGGTCGCGGAGGGGCTGTCCGGCGCCCTGGGCAAGACCGTGGTGGTCGACAATCGGCCGGGGGCCGGCGGTACCCTCGGCACCGCGCTCGCGGCCAACGCGAAGCCCGACGGCTACACCCTGTTCCTCGGACAGGTCTCCTCCCACGGGATCGCGCCGAACCTCTACACGGAACTGCGCTACGACCCGGTCAAGAGCTTCGTGCCGATCGTGTCGATCGAGACGATCCCCAACATCGTGGTCGTCAACAAGGCGCTGCCGGTGAACTCGATCGACGAGCTCATCGCCTATGCCAAGGCCCATCCCGACGCGCTCAACTTCGCCTCCTCCGGGACGGGCGCCTCGACACACCTGTCCGGCGAGATGTTCAAGGCGATGACCGGGGTCACCATGACCCACGTGCCGTTCCACGGCAGCGCCCAGGCGCTCGTGTCGGTAATGGGCGGCCAGACCCAGATGATCTTCGACAACATGCCGTCCGCCTATCCCTACGTGACGGCGGGCAATCTGAAGGCGCTGGCGGTCACCACGCTGAAGCGCTCGCCGCAGGCGCCCGACGTCCCCACCCTCGCCGAAGCCGCCAAGAGCGCCGACCTGTCGCGCTACGACGTCAGCGCCTGGTTCGGGCTGTTCGCGCCGGCCAACACCCCGCGGCCGATCGTCGATCGCGTCAACGCGGCCGTGAACGCGATGCTCAAGGAGCCCGGCTTCGCGACCTTCATCGTCGAGAACGGCGGCGTGCCCGAGGGCGGGACGCCGGAGGATCTGGGCCGGCGCGTCGATACCGAGTTGCAGAAGTGGAAGACCGTGATCGAGCAGGCCGGCGTGCCGAAACAGTAA
- a CDS encoding SDR family NAD(P)-dependent oxidoreductase has protein sequence MPDYALVTGGSRNIGGAIARRLTADGFKVIVLDIVKPEHDALDSFVAADLSDAAALPRTLANAIAGRTVTRLVNNAGIVAPAALADTDPATLDAVAAVNLKAPILCAQALLPGMKAAGRGRIVNISSRVALGKELRTVYAATKAGLHGMTKTWALELGRYGITVNAVGPGPIRTSLFDAVNPPGDPRTDAIIGAVPVARLGTPEDVADAVSFFLSDRAGFVTGQVLYVCGGMTIGSV, from the coding sequence ATGCCCGACTACGCCCTCGTCACCGGCGGCAGCCGCAACATCGGCGGGGCGATCGCGCGGCGCCTCACCGCGGACGGCTTCAAGGTCATCGTCCTCGACATCGTGAAGCCGGAGCACGACGCCCTGGACAGCTTCGTCGCGGCCGACCTGTCCGATGCGGCCGCGCTGCCGCGGACGCTCGCGAACGCCATCGCGGGCCGGACCGTGACGCGTCTCGTCAACAATGCCGGCATCGTGGCGCCCGCCGCCCTCGCAGACACCGATCCCGCGACCCTCGACGCCGTCGCGGCCGTGAACCTCAAGGCGCCGATCCTCTGCGCGCAGGCGCTCCTGCCGGGCATGAAGGCGGCCGGCCGGGGGCGCATCGTCAACATCTCCAGCCGGGTCGCGCTGGGCAAGGAACTGCGCACCGTCTACGCGGCGACCAAGGCCGGCTTGCACGGCATGACCAAGACCTGGGCCCTGGAACTCGGGCGCTACGGCATCACGGTGAACGCCGTCGGGCCGGGCCCGATCCGGACGAGCCTGTTCGACGCGGTGAATCCGCCGGGCGATCCGCGCACGGACGCGATTATCGGCGCCGTGCCGGTGGCCCGCCTCGGCACGCCGGAGGACGTCGCCGACGCCGTCAGCTTCTTCCTGTCCGATCGCGCGGGCTTCGTGACCGGACAGGTTCTCTACGTATGCGGCGGGATGACGATCGGCTCCGTCTGA
- a CDS encoding citryl-CoA lyase — MSTKPPTTALSHHTSDAIYYREKNLVTDILKPGAAPDFVAEAAAHILGRDVSDGERRVLNAIMITMMEHGFTPSAIATRSIYMSAPENMQGAVAAGLLAVGSQFVGTVENNARILNQLVALEDDAQRALAERIVDNHKARKVHMPGFGHHLHRPEDPRAVRLLEIGSENGLAGRHVAALRLLSEVIDQRAGRHITINATGATAALLGEMGVPVELMRGFSLIGRTAGLVAHIAEEQQRPSGRFIWDLVDKSIPYEA, encoded by the coding sequence ATGAGCACGAAGCCACCGACCACGGCCCTGAGCCACCACACCTCGGACGCGATCTACTATCGCGAGAAGAACCTCGTCACCGACATCCTGAAGCCCGGCGCGGCCCCCGACTTCGTCGCGGAGGCCGCCGCCCACATCCTGGGGCGGGACGTCTCGGACGGCGAGCGCCGCGTCCTCAACGCGATCATGATCACCATGATGGAGCACGGCTTCACGCCGAGCGCCATCGCGACCCGCTCGATCTACATGAGCGCGCCGGAGAACATGCAGGGGGCGGTGGCCGCCGGCCTCCTCGCGGTCGGCAGCCAGTTCGTCGGCACGGTCGAGAACAACGCCCGGATCCTGAACCAGCTCGTCGCCCTCGAGGACGATGCGCAGCGCGCCCTCGCGGAGCGCATCGTGGACAACCACAAGGCCCGCAAGGTGCACATGCCGGGCTTCGGCCACCACCTGCACCGGCCGGAGGATCCGCGCGCCGTCCGCCTCCTGGAGATCGGGTCGGAGAACGGCCTCGCCGGCCGCCACGTCGCCGCCCTCCGCCTCCTGTCGGAGGTGATCGACCAGAGGGCCGGGCGGCACATCACCATCAACGCCACGGGCGCCACCGCCGCCCTCCTCGGCGAGATGGGCGTGCCGGTCGAGCTGATGCGCGGCTTCTCGCTGATCGGCCGCACGGCCGGCCTCGTGGCCCACATCGCCGAGGAGCAGCAGCGCCCGAGCGGCCGCTTCATCTGGGACCTCGTCGACAAATCCATCCCGTACGAGGCCTGA
- a CDS encoding class I adenylate-forming enzyme family protein, which yields MYPIDLFHRQAARTPERVALEFRDERLTYADLAARVGALAAGLQALDPEPQSRVGLCCFNHVEHVVAWLAVVAAGKVWVPLYPKNKAAEIGLGIAFTEASIVIADAAARPLVEGAGARILVADRDGRAGTTGGLVRDHAGAAPRFHAHPLHATQAIKFTGGTTGKPKGVMQPYRAWNTNIATQVAAWDLKPGDRLLAAAPITHGTSTYILPTLGTGGTLVLLDQPRPDEILRCFAEERIATTFLPPTLIYMMMELPAARRGAYPHLRNLVYGSAAMRPDAIAEAQSVFGPCIASTYGQTEAPQIATMISAEELTRPEKRATVGRETMLTRVAILDPEGNIRPTGADGEIAIRGDLVMTGYWKQPDKTAETIRDGWLLTGDLGSFDEEGFLSIKGRAKDLIITGGFNVYPVDVEPVLGQHAAVADCAIYGVPDDKWGEAVHGAVELRNGMAADPEAIIRFVKDRLGSVKAPKSITIYDSLPRNNYGKLQKQILVEDHIAREARERQEP from the coding sequence GGCGCTCGACCCGGAGCCGCAATCGCGGGTCGGCCTCTGCTGCTTCAACCACGTCGAGCACGTCGTGGCGTGGCTGGCGGTGGTGGCGGCCGGAAAGGTCTGGGTTCCGCTCTATCCGAAGAACAAGGCGGCCGAGATCGGGCTCGGCATCGCCTTTACGGAAGCCTCGATCGTGATCGCCGACGCGGCGGCACGCCCCCTCGTCGAAGGGGCCGGCGCCCGGATCCTGGTGGCGGACCGGGACGGGCGCGCGGGGACGACGGGCGGTCTCGTGCGGGATCACGCCGGGGCGGCGCCGCGCTTCCACGCCCACCCGCTCCACGCGACGCAGGCCATCAAGTTCACCGGCGGGACGACCGGCAAGCCGAAGGGCGTGATGCAGCCCTATCGGGCCTGGAACACCAACATCGCCACGCAGGTCGCCGCCTGGGACCTCAAGCCGGGCGACCGCCTGCTGGCGGCGGCGCCGATCACGCACGGCACCTCGACCTACATCCTGCCGACGCTGGGCACCGGCGGCACGCTCGTCCTGCTCGACCAGCCGCGTCCGGACGAGATCCTGCGCTGCTTCGCCGAGGAGCGCATCGCCACGACCTTCCTGCCGCCAACGCTGATCTACATGATGATGGAGCTGCCGGCGGCGCGGCGCGGCGCGTATCCGCACCTGCGCAACCTCGTCTACGGCTCGGCGGCGATGCGGCCGGACGCGATCGCCGAGGCGCAATCCGTGTTCGGCCCCTGCATCGCCTCGACCTACGGCCAGACCGAGGCGCCGCAGATCGCCACTATGATCTCGGCCGAGGAACTCACGCGCCCGGAGAAGCGCGCGACCGTCGGCCGGGAAACGATGCTGACTCGGGTCGCCATTCTGGATCCCGAGGGCAACATCCGCCCGACCGGCGCCGACGGCGAGATCGCCATCCGCGGCGACCTGGTCATGACGGGCTACTGGAAGCAGCCGGACAAGACGGCCGAGACGATCCGGGACGGCTGGCTGCTCACCGGCGATCTCGGGAGCTTCGACGAAGAGGGCTTCCTGTCCATCAAGGGGCGGGCGAAGGACCTGATCATCACGGGCGGCTTCAATGTCTACCCGGTCGATGTCGAGCCGGTGCTCGGCCAGCACGCGGCCGTCGCCGATTGCGCGATCTACGGCGTGCCGGACGACAAGTGGGGCGAGGCGGTCCACGGCGCCGTCGAGTTGCGCAACGGCATGGCGGCAGATCCCGAGGCGATCATCCGCTTCGTCAAGGATCGGCTGGGCTCGGTGAAGGCGCCGAAGTCGATCACGATCTACGATTCCCTGCCCCGGAACAATTACGGGAAGCTGCAGAAGCAGATCCTGGTCGAGGACCACATCGCGCGCGAAGCTCGGGAAAGGCAGGAGCCATGA